A section of the Sphingomonas ginsenosidivorax genome encodes:
- the coxB gene encoding cytochrome c oxidase subunit II: MRTKTFPAAVLAPALLGACNRHQSTLAPFGEDAADIRSIAIVLLVGAVVIAVGMAALMRAAVRAPEGRMTHQGGMKMVLWLGGIIPSILLFGLLVWSLPAMRPREVAPADLRVGVEGEQFWWRIRYAPQGGTVVESANELRLPVGRTVSLALSSTDVIHSFWVPGLAGKMDMIPGRTNRLVVRATKAGRYRGVCAEFCGLSHALMAFDVIAMEPAAFDRWLAGERTPAPDSPGARQFADAGCAACHAIRGTAAAGKIGPDLTHFGSRTTLAAGVLPMTRANIAGFIRDPGKTKPGVRMPAFPQISPAEADGIAAYLQGLK; encoded by the coding sequence ATGCGGACGAAGACTTTTCCAGCCGCGGTTCTGGCGCCTGCCCTGCTCGGCGCCTGCAACCGCCATCAATCGACGCTCGCGCCGTTCGGCGAGGACGCCGCCGACATCCGCAGCATCGCGATCGTGCTGCTGGTCGGCGCGGTGGTCATCGCGGTCGGCATGGCAGCGCTGATGCGCGCCGCGGTCCGCGCGCCCGAAGGACGGATGACGCACCAGGGCGGCATGAAGATGGTGCTGTGGCTCGGCGGGATCATCCCGTCGATCCTGTTGTTTGGGCTGCTCGTCTGGTCGCTGCCCGCGATGCGCCCGCGCGAGGTCGCCCCCGCCGACCTGCGGGTGGGCGTCGAGGGCGAGCAGTTCTGGTGGCGGATCCGCTACGCACCGCAGGGCGGGACGGTCGTCGAAAGCGCGAACGAGCTGCGGCTGCCGGTCGGGCGCACCGTATCGCTCGCGCTGTCGAGCACCGACGTGATCCACAGCTTCTGGGTGCCGGGCCTTGCCGGCAAGATGGACATGATCCCCGGGCGCACCAACCGCCTCGTCGTCCGCGCGACCAAGGCGGGGCGGTACCGCGGCGTCTGCGCCGAATTCTGCGGGCTGAGCCATGCGTTGATGGCGTTCGACGTGATCGCGATGGAGCCGGCCGCGTTCGATCGCTGGCTCGCCGGGGAGCGCACGCCCGCGCCGGACTCGCCCGGCGCGCGGCAGTTCGCGGACGCCGGCTGCGCGGCGTGTCATGCGATCCGCGGCACGGCCGCGGCCGGCAAGATCGGCCCGGACCTGACGCATTTCGGGTCGCGCACGACGCTCGCCGCGGGCGTGCTGCCGATGACGCGTGCCAATATCGCCGGGTTCATCCGTGATCCGGGCAAGACCAAGCCCGGCGTGCGCATGCCCGCCTTTCCACAGATCTCCCCGGCCGAGGCCGACGGTATCGCCGCCTATCTCCAGGGTCTGAAATGA